In the genome of Massilia sp. PAMC28688, one region contains:
- a CDS encoding YqjD family protein — protein sequence MDNQKSQTGNGSNINKDGSGSSMGKDLNKDSGNHMGGTGGMGGMGGNKNASGLDSSKQFDSSKSSDFNKSSDLNKGNDQLGAAKTNNAFDSKSMDSNKSMDTNKSAEFPKAGMPTAPASDSTKGAGMTAADAHKSIDKALDAAQPMADRLASTAHSSVDKVSSALTDGRARMEDKTKQLTEAYEHFAATGREYVRSSPATSVLVALAAGYTLSKLLGRR from the coding sequence ATGGATAACCAAAAATCGCAAACCGGTAATGGCAGCAACATCAACAAAGACGGCTCGGGCAGCAGCATGGGCAAGGACCTGAACAAGGATTCGGGCAATCACATGGGCGGCACCGGCGGCATGGGCGGCATGGGCGGCAACAAGAACGCCTCCGGTCTGGATTCCTCGAAGCAGTTCGATTCGAGCAAATCATCAGACTTCAACAAGTCCAGCGACCTGAACAAGGGCAACGACCAGCTTGGCGCTGCCAAGACCAATAATGCCTTCGACAGCAAGTCGATGGACTCCAACAAGTCGATGGACACGAACAAGTCGGCCGAGTTCCCGAAGGCTGGCATGCCAACGGCCCCGGCATCGGATTCGACCAAAGGTGCCGGCATGACCGCTGCCGACGCTCACAAATCGATCGACAAGGCCCTGGATGCCGCCCAGCCAATGGCAGACCGCCTGGCGTCGACCGCTCACAGCAGCGTGGACAAGGTATCGAGCGCCCTCACCGACGGCCGTGCCCGCATGGAAGACAAGACCAAGCAGCTGACGGAAGCCTATGAGCACTTCGCCGCTACCGGCCGCGAGTATGTGCGCAGCAGCCCGGCTACCTCGGTCCTGGTGGCCCTGGCCGCCGGCTACACGCTGTCCAAACTGCTCGGCCGCCGTTAA
- the ltrA gene encoding group II intron reverse transcriptase/maturase: MSMRQAMRQMSAKAGREAVRQGEALAATSSDEACCPRHVSGDAGSMLLRAALRRENLLQAFKRVRANKGAAGVDGRDIDETSRYLAVAWPEIREQLLAGTYRPSPVRRVTIPKPDGGERELGIPTVTDRLIQQALLQVLQPILDPTFSEHSYGFRPGRRAQDAVLAAKAYVQSGRRTVVDVDLSKFFDRVNHDILIDRLRKRIDDTGVIRLVRAYLNSGIMDHGVVQARHEGTPQGGPLSPLLANVLLDEVDKELERRGHCFARYADDANVYVCSKRAGERVMALLRRLYDKLHLVVNESKSAVGSAFGRKFLGYSLWVARGKVVKLKVAEKPLATFKQRIRELTGRSAGRSMGQIVEKLRTYMLGWKGYFKLAETPKIWRELDEWLRHRLRAIQLKHWKRGKTMYRELIQLGAASQVARTVAANSRCWWRNADRLLKTVLTIAYFDRLGVPRLS, encoded by the coding sequence ATGTCGATGCGACAGGCAATGCGTCAGATGTCCGCGAAGGCGGGGCGGGAGGCCGTACGTCAGGGTGAAGCTCTGGCCGCAACTTCCAGCGACGAAGCTTGTTGCCCGCGACATGTGTCAGGAGACGCAGGATCAATGCTGCTGCGCGCAGCGTTGAGAAGAGAAAACCTGCTGCAGGCGTTCAAACGTGTGCGCGCCAACAAGGGCGCGGCCGGGGTGGATGGTCGGGATATCGACGAAACCTCTCGCTATCTGGCCGTGGCTTGGCCGGAGATACGTGAACAATTGCTGGCAGGGACGTACCGGCCTAGCCCGGTACGCAGGGTGACGATCCCCAAACCCGACGGTGGCGAGCGTGAGCTTGGCATCCCGACGGTGACGGATCGGCTGATCCAGCAGGCACTGCTCCAAGTGCTACAACCGATTCTTGATCCCACATTTAGCGAGCACAGCTACGGCTTCCGTCCGGGCCGGCGTGCGCAGGATGCGGTACTTGCCGCCAAAGCATATGTCCAATCGGGACGCAGGACCGTGGTGGATGTGGACCTGTCGAAGTTCTTTGACCGGGTCAACCATGACATCCTGATCGACCGCCTAAGGAAACGCATCGACGACACCGGAGTGATCCGTCTGGTTCGTGCCTATCTGAACAGCGGCATCATGGACCATGGCGTGGTGCAGGCGCGGCATGAGGGCACGCCACAAGGCGGCCCCCTGTCTCCACTGCTTGCCAACGTTCTGCTCGATGAAGTGGATAAAGAACTGGAACGACGCGGTCACTGCTTCGCACGCTACGCCGATGATGCGAACGTCTATGTTTGCAGTAAACGTGCTGGCGAGCGGGTGATGGCGCTGCTGCGCCGCCTCTATGACAAGTTGCACCTCGTGGTCAACGAAAGCAAGAGCGCGGTCGGCAGTGCTTTCGGTCGCAAGTTCCTCGGTTACAGCCTGTGGGTGGCACGTGGGAAAGTGGTCAAACTGAAGGTCGCTGAAAAGCCGCTGGCAACGTTCAAGCAGCGCATCCGTGAATTGACTGGACGCTCAGCGGGCCGCAGTATGGGCCAGATCGTCGAGAAGCTGCGTACCTACATGCTTGGCTGGAAGGGATACTTCAAGTTGGCGGAGACGCCCAAGATCTGGCGAGAACTCGATGAATGGCTGCGTCACAGGCTGCGAGCGATCCAGCTCAAGCACTGGAAACGCGGCAAGACCATGTATCGGGAGCTGATCCAGCTTGGAGCCGCGTCCCAAGTGGCGCGGACGGTGGCGGCAAATAGCCGTTGCTGGTGGCGCAATGCGGACCGGTTGTTGAAGACGGTCCTTACGATTGCCTACTTCGACCGGCTTGGCGTACCCCGCCTGTCCTGA
- a CDS encoding class 1 fructose-bisphosphatase has product MKRVSLTQHLVEEQRNHNSIPAELRLLIEVVARACKTISHSVGKGALGDILGSADTENIQGEVQKKLDVISNEILLEANEWGGHLAAMASEEMESIHPIPNRYPMGEYMLLFDPLDGSSNIDVNVSIGTIFSVLRAPEGMGTPTEQDFMQAGSMQVAAGYAVYGPQTMLVLTTGNGVNCFTLDREMGSWVLTQRNMRIPAETREFAINMSNARHWHAPVTRYVDEMLAGDTGPRGKNFNMRWVASMVADVHRILNRGGIFMYPADTRDTSMPGKLRLMYEANPMAMIVEQAGGAATDGVQRIMDIPPQKLHQRVPVFLGSKAEVERVTSYHTA; this is encoded by the coding sequence ATGAAACGCGTCAGTCTTACGCAGCACCTGGTTGAAGAGCAACGCAACCACAATTCCATTCCCGCCGAACTGCGCCTGTTGATTGAAGTGGTCGCGCGCGCCTGCAAGACCATCAGCCATTCGGTGGGCAAGGGCGCCCTGGGCGACATTCTCGGCAGCGCCGATACCGAGAATATCCAGGGCGAAGTCCAGAAAAAACTGGACGTGATCTCCAACGAAATCCTGCTCGAAGCCAACGAGTGGGGCGGCCACCTGGCGGCCATGGCGTCGGAAGAAATGGAATCGATCCATCCCATTCCCAACCGCTATCCGATGGGCGAATACATGCTGCTGTTCGACCCGCTCGATGGCTCGTCCAATATTGACGTGAACGTCTCGATTGGCACCATCTTTTCCGTGCTCCGCGCGCCGGAAGGCATGGGCACGCCGACCGAACAGGATTTCATGCAGGCAGGCAGCATGCAGGTGGCGGCAGGTTACGCCGTGTACGGCCCGCAAACCATGCTGGTGCTCACCACCGGCAATGGCGTCAACTGCTTCACGCTGGACCGGGAAATGGGTTCGTGGGTGCTTACCCAGCGCAACATGCGCATTCCGGCCGAGACGCGCGAGTTCGCCATCAACATGTCCAATGCGCGCCACTGGCATGCGCCCGTGACCCGGTATGTCGATGAGATGCTGGCCGGCGACACTGGCCCGCGCGGCAAGAATTTCAATATGCGCTGGGTGGCGTCCATGGTGGCCGACGTGCACCGCATCCTCAACCGGGGCGGTATTTTCATGTATCCGGCCGACACGCGCGACACCTCCATGCCGGGCAAGCTGCGACTGATGTACGAAGCCAATCCCATGGCCATGATCGTCGAGCAGGCGGGCGGCGCCGCAACGGATGGGGTCCAACGCATCATGGATATTCCGCCGCAAAAACTGCATCAGCGTGTTCCCGTTTTCCTCGGCTCCAAGGCGGAAGTGGAGCGCGTGACGAGCTATCACACCGCCTGA